One window from the genome of Lonchura striata isolate bLonStr1 unplaced genomic scaffold, bLonStr1.mat Scaffold_169, whole genome shotgun sequence encodes:
- the LOC144248544 gene encoding ras-specific guanine nucleotide-releasing factor RalGPS1-like — protein sequence MSAIMKFSRRPTCPDASVAASLPTPPVPRHRKSHSLGNNMMCQLSVVESKSATFPTERPRHLLDDSVLESQSPARGPRLPNGLSADSSESSEFSEELPSGLERGRLYATLGPNWRVPIRNSPRSRSCVYSPMGACSCTAGGSTGVITMEGPLRRKTLLKEGKKPTLSSWTRYWVMLSGSTLLYFGAKALRGTERKHYKSTPGKKVSIVGWMVALPDDPEHPDIFQLNNPDKGNVYKFQTGSRFHAILWHKHLDDACKSNKPQVTR from the exons ATGTCAGCAATTATGAAATTCAGCAGGAGACCCACATGTCCTGATGCCTCAGTAGCAGCAAGCCTACCTACACCTCCTGTTCCCAGGCACCGGAAGAGTCACAGCCTAGGAAACAA TATGATGTGTCAGTTGAGCGTCGTGGAGAGCAAAAGCGCCACCTTCCCCACGGAGCGGCCGCGGCACCTGCTGGACGACAGCGTGCTGGAGAGCCAGAGCCCGGCGCGCGGCCCGCGCCTGCCCAACGGGCTCTCCGCAG ATAGCAGTGAAAGCTCAGAATTTAGTGAGGAGCTGCCGTCAGGGCTTGAAAG GGGTCGTTTATATGCCACACTGGGGCCTAACTGGAGGGTACCAATCCGGAATTCTCCTCGGAGTCGAAGCTGTGTCTACAG CCCAATGGGTGCATGCAGCTGCACAGCAGGTGGTTCCACAGGAGTCATTACCATGGAAGGGCctttaagaagaaaaacactGCTCAAAGAAGGCAAGAAACCTACT CTCTCCTCATGGACTAGATACTGGGTCATGCTTTCAGGATCAACGCTTCTGTACTTTGGAGCAAAAGCTTTAAGAGGCACTGAAAGAAAACAT TATAAATCTACACCTGGGAAAAAAGTCTCCATTGTAGGCTGGATGGTGGCACTGCCTGATGACCCAGAGCATCCTGATATTTTCCAGCTAAATAACCCTGACAAAG GCAATGTTTACAAGTTTCAGACTGGTTCAAGGTTTCATGCAATATTATGGCATAAACATCTGGATGACGCGTGCAAAAGCAACAAGCCTCAG GTGACAAGatag
- the LOC110477693 gene encoding uncharacterized protein LOC110477693 yields MLCAGKKSYFAAAVCIMTVTLMLAVSYLRLQRLSHQPKVIQESRRCRGKVALSTITALEGNKTFIISPYFDDRENKVTRLIGIVHHKDVKQLYCWFCCQANGKIYVSKAEIDVHSDRFGFPYGAADIICLEPKNCDPTHVLIHQSPYGNIDQLPRFEIKNRKPETYSVDFTVCISAMFGNYNNVLQFIQSMEMYKILGVQKVVIYKNNCSHLMEKVLKFYIEEGTVEVIPWPIDSHLRVSSKWRFMEDGTHIGYYGQITALNDCIYRNMERTKFVVLNDADEIILPLKHPDWKTMMNSLQEQNPGTSVFLFENHIFPETVSSPMFNISSWNTVPGVNILQHVYREPDRKHVINPRKMIVDPRKVIQTSVHSVLRAYGKSVNVPMDVALIYHCREALQGNLPRESLIRDTTLWRYNSSLIMNVNKVLSQTMLQTQN; encoded by the coding sequence ATGTTGTGTGCTGGGAAAAAATCttactttgctgctgctgtgtgcatTATGACTGTAACTTTAATGCTTGCGGTTTCTTATCTGAGATTACAGAGACTTTCTCATCAGCCAAAAGTAATTCAAGAAAGTAGAAGATGTAGAGGGAAAGTTGCCCTTAGCACAATAACAGCATTGGAAGGTAACAAAACTTTTATTATATCCCCATACTTTGAtgacagagaaaacaaagtcACTCGTCTGATTGGGATTGTTCACCATAAAGATGTAAAACAACTGTACTGCTGGTTCTGCTGTCAGGCCAATGGAAAGATATATGTATCAAAAGCAGAAATAGATGTTCACTCAGATAGATTTGGATTCCCTTATGGTGCAGCAGATATAATCTGTTTGGAACCTAAAAATTGTGATCCAACACATGTATTAATTCATCAGTCTCCATATGGAAACATTGACCAGCTGCCGAggtttgaaattaaaaatcGCAAGCCTGAGACCTATTCTGTTGACTTCACCGTGTGCATTTCTGCCATGTTTGGAAACTACAACAATGTCTTGCAGTTTATACAGAGTATGGAAATGTATAAGATTCTTGGCGTACAGAAAGTGGTGATCTATAAGAACAACTGCAGCCATCTGATGGAGAAAGTCTTGAAATTTTATATAGAAGAAGGAACTGTTGAGGTAATTCCCTGGCCAATAGACTCACACCTCAGGGTTTCTTCTAAATGGCGCTTCATGGAAGATGGGACACACATTGGCTACTATGGACAAATCACAGCTCTAAATGACTGTATATACCGCAACATGGAAAGGACCAAGTTTGTGGTCCTTAATGATGCTGATGAAATAATTCTTCCCCTTAAACACCCAGACTGGAAAACAATGATGAACAGTCTTCAGGAGCAAAACCCAGGGActagtgtttttctttttgagaacCATATCTTCCCAGAAACTGTATCTTCTCCCATGTTCAACATTTCATCTTGGAATACTGTGCCAGGTGTTAACATATTGCAGCATGTGTACAGAGAGCCTGACAGGAAACATGTAATCAATCCCAGGAAAATGATAGTTGATCCACGAAAGGTGATTCAGACTTCAGTCCATTCTGTCCTACGTGCTTATGGGAAGAGCGTGAATGTTCCCATGGATGTTGCCCTCATTTATCACTGTCGGGAGGCTCTTCAAGGAAACCTTCCCAGAGAATCTCTCATCAGGGATACAACACTGTGGAGATATAACTCATCATTAATCATGAATGTTAACAAGGTTCTATCTCAAACCATGCTGCAAACTCAAAATTGA